A genomic window from Salvia hispanica cultivar TCC Black 2014 chromosome 5, UniMelb_Shisp_WGS_1.0, whole genome shotgun sequence includes:
- the LOC125189886 gene encoding circumsporozoite protein-like — protein sequence MRLPADSINTWADFKSVFLAEFFPSSKTSALKRKISCIRQEYDETLSEYWEKYMSLLESCPNHRMKEIEVHHTFYEGMNKETKDLANSSSGGDFTQLRTYDNARDGYSRERVASASATDQEERMDLKMEELKKELLTAIKQNTSPPSPTGGQEAPTLPYDQPDNSLDVEQANAVGYYNSNGNWIPGKQRDAPWRDHQNFRWGDGNQNQNQNQAPNQPNPQPNQYPNRGPTNPDYQSNWVGRNQHPQNQNSQNQNPNPTYVPPHQRNYQNQNQTKTRTRTNLTQGLNITPTTKTKVKYQHNHDQYNPPAQYSPVPTEPKPTKFLRLPVKPATSV from the exons ATGCGCCTGCCAGCCGACTCTATCAATACATGGGCCGATTTCAAGTCAGTTTTCCTAGCCGAGTTTTTCCCGTCTTCGAAGACAAGtgcattgaagaggaaaatatcgtgcataaggcaagaatatgatgaaaccCTGAGCGAGTACTGGGAGAAGTACATGAGCCTTCTGGAGTCATGccccaaccatcgcatgaaggagatagaggtgcACCACACCTTCTATGAAGGAATGAACAAGGAAACCAAGGATCTGGCGAATTCATCATCCGGAGGCGATTTCACACAGTTGAGA ACGTACGACAACGCGAGAGATGGGTACAGCAGAGAAAGGGTAGCAAGTGCTTCGGCTACTGACCAGGAGGAACGGATGgatttgaagatggaggaattaaaGAAGGAGTTGCTGACTGCAATCAAGCAGAACACTTCACCACCTTCTCCAACTGGAGGCCAAGAAGCCCCAACACTACCATATGATCAGCCGGACAACTCGCTGGATGTGGAGCAAGCAAATGCCGTAGGATACTACAATTCCAATGGCAATTGGATTCCGGGGAAACAAAGAGATGCACCGTGGAGGGACCACCAAAATTTCCGATGGGGAGAtggaaatcagaatcagaaccaaaatcagGCTCCAAATCAACCCAACCCCCAACCGAACCAATATCCCAACCGTGGCCCAACAAACCCTGACTACCAGTCTAACTGGGTAGGAAGAAACCAGCATCCTCAGAACCAAAACTCTCAAAACCAAAACCCGAACCCTACCTATGTGCCACCCCATCAGCGAAActaccaaaaccaaaaccaaaccaaaaccagaaccaGAACCAATTTAACCCAGGGCCTCAACATAACACCCACCACCAAAACCAAAGTCAAGTACCAGCACAACCACGACCAGTATAACCCTCCTGCCCAGTATAGCCCAGTACCCACcgaaccaaaaccaacaaaatttctcaGGCTACCAGTCAAACCCGCCACCTCAGTATAA